AGCGCGGCGATCGCCAGCGTCGCGTAGATCAGCGTGGTGTAACCGAAGATCGGCTTGCGCGAGAACACCGGGAAGATCTCACTGACGATGCCGAAGAACGGCAGCGCGATGATGTACACCTCTGGGTGCCCGAAGAACCAGAACAAGTGTTGCCACAACAGCACACCGCCGTTGGCCGGGTCGTAGATGTGTGCACCCAGGTGCCGGTCGGCGATCAGGCCCAGCAGCGCGGCGGTCAGCAGCGGGAAGGCCAGCAGCACCAGGATGGAGGTCACCAGGATGTTCCAGGTGAAGATCGGCATCCGGAACATCGTCATGCCCGGGGCCCGCATGCAGACCACGGTGGTGATCATGTTGACGCCACCGAGGATGGTGCCCAGACCACTGACGGCCAGGCCCATGATCCACAGGTCCGCGCCGGCACCCGGCGAGTGGATGGCGTCGGACAGCGGCGCGTAGCCGGTCCAGCCGAAGTCGGCGGCGCCGCCGGGGGTGATGAACCCGGAGGTGGCGATCAGCGCGCCGAACAGGAACAGCCAGAACGAGAAGGCGTTCAGCTTCGGGAACGCCACGTCCGGCGCGCCGATCTGCAGCGGCAGCACCAGGTTGGCGAAGCCGAACACGATCGGGGTCGCGTAGAACAGCAGCATCACCGTGCCGTGCATGGTGAACAGCTGGTTGAACTGTTCGTTCGACAGGAACTGCAGACCCGGCATCGCCAACTCCGTGCGCATCAGCAGGGCCATCAGGCCGCCGATGAAGAAGAAGGCGAAGCACACGACGCAGTACATGATGCCGATCAGCTTGTGATCGGTCGTCGTGATCAGCTTGTAGATCAGGTTGCCCTTGGGGCCCATCCGCTCCCTATAGGGACGAGTGGCCTCGAGTTCCCGCAACGGGGGCGCTTCGGCGGTCAAGAACTCCTCCAAACATCCGAGTACCGGGCATGGCGCCAGGGCACTTTAGATCTTCTGTGCCTGAATCCTATCCCCCATCTCCGTCGCTGTCGGCGCGGGTCCGACAATCTGTCGTAGATGTCGCGATCAGGGCCACTCGGACCGGCTCCGACCTGCTGTTCCGAGGCGGGCGCGCCGGGGTGTTACCGTCGGGTCCGTGCCGATTCGCACCACTTCCGTCGCTCTGGCCGCAGCGTTGGCGTTGCTGGTTTCCGGTTGTTCGCAGCCGCAGGGCCAGACCCCGGTCCCGCCGTCGGCCCCCGTGATCACCAGTACGACGACGATCGCCGGGGCCGGCGTGTTGGGCAATCAGCGTCGGCCCGACGAGTCCTGCGCCGCCGAACCCGCCGCGGCCGACCCCGGCGACGACGTCCGCCGGGTGCCCAGCGGCACCGAGCGCGGCGACGTGGACGTGCCGGCCGACCCGCAGCGCATCGTGGTGCTCGCCGGTGAGCAGCTCGACGTGTTGTGCGCGCTCGGGCTGCAGTCACGGATCGTGGCGGCGGCGCCGGCCGACGGGGCGCAGGCGCAGCCCTCCTATCTGGGCACCGTGATTCACGAACTGCCCGCGGTGGGCTCGGGCACCGGGATCGACGCGGCGGCGATCGCGGCGGCCGAACCCGACCTGATTCTCGGCTCGCGCGCGCTGACCCCGCAGGCCTACGGCGAGCTGTCGGCGATTGCGCCCACAGTGTTCACCGGCGCCGCGGGCGCCGACTGGCGGGACACTGTGCGCACCGTCGGGGCGGCCACCGGCCGCGCCGGAGCCGCCCACGACGTGGTGGCGAACTTCGACGAGGACGCCGAACAGGCCGGGATCGCCAACGACGCGACGCATTTCCAGGCCTCCGTCGTGCAGTTCACCGAGGACACCGTGCGGGTGTTCGGCGCGGAGAACTTCCCGGCCAGCGTGCTGGCCGCGGTGGGCGTGGATCGCCCTGCGGCACAACGCTTCACCGACAAACCGTTCGAGGAGATCGACATCACCGACCTCGACAAGGCGGACTTCTCGGCCGTCGAGGCCGACATCGTGTACGTGTCGTTCGCCTCCCCGGCGGCCAAGGACCACGCCCCCGCGGTGCTGGGCAGCGATGCCTGGCGCGCGCTGTCGGCCAACCGGGACAACCGGGTGTTCATCGTCAACAACGAGGTCTGGCAGACGGGTCAGGGTCCGGTCGCGGCCCGCGGCATCCTCGAGGATCTGCGCTGGCTCAACGCGCCCATCAACTAGCGGCCCGCGCGGCCCAAACGTCCACTCGTAGATCTCGAGAGAGGCCCATCGTGTTCCACGTGCTCAAGCTCACCTACCTGCAACCGCTCGACGTCGTCGACCAGACCCGCCCCGCGCACGTGGCGTGGATCCAGCGGGAGATCGAGGCGGGCCGGCTGCTGCTGGCCGGGCGCCAGGAGTCGCAGCAGGGTGGGGTGCTGATTACCGCCGACATCGACACCGCCGAGGCCGAGAGGTTGATGGCCGAGGACCCCTACCAGCTGGCCGGGTTGGTGAGCTACGAACGTCTGAGCTTCAACGGGGCGCTGCGCGCCGACTGCCTGTAGCCGCGGATTCTGTAACCATGGGGTAGCGACGATACGAAAGAGGGCACGCAAATATGACCACGACAGTTTCGGCCTACGCCGCCACCTCGGCCACCGACCCGCTCACCAAGACCACCATCGAGCGACGCGCCCCCGGCCCCCACGACGTGGCCTTCGACATCAAGTTCGCCGGGATCTGCCACTCCGACATCCACACCGTCAAGGGCGAGTGGGGCCGCCCGAACTACCCGGTGGTCCCCGGCCACGAGATCGCCGGTGTGGTCACCGAAGTCGGTTCGGCCGTCACCAAATTCAAGGTCGGCGATCACGTCGGCGTCGGATGCTTCGTCGACTCCTGCCGCGAGTGCGACAGCTGTAAGGCCGGCCTGGAGCAGTACTGCACCACCCGGGGTGGCATGCGCGGCACCTACAACTCGACCGAGCGCGACGGCAGCCCCACCTACGGTGGCTACAGCACCGCCATGGTCGTCGACGAGAACTACGTGTTGCGCATCCCGGAGTCCATCCCGCTGGACAAGGCCGCTCCCCTGCTGTGCGCCGGGATCACGGTGTACTCGCCGCTGCGGCACTGGAACGCCGGCCCCGGCAAGCGCGTCGCCGTGATCGGGCTCGGCGGCCTCGGGCACATGGCCGTCAAGATCGGCGTCGCGATGGGTGCCGAGGTGACGGTGCTCAGCCAGTCCCTCAAGAAGATGGAGGACGGTCTGCGGCTGGGCGCCTCGGCGTACCACGCGACCAGCGACCCCGACACCTTCAAGAAGCTCGCCGGCAGTTTCGACCTCATCATCAACACCGTGTCGGCGAACCTGGACATGTCCGCCTACCTGAACCTGCTGGCGCTGGACGGCACGCTGGTGGAACTCGGCGCGCCGGAGAAGCCGCTGGTGGTGCCGTTCTTCCCGCTGGGCGCGATGCGTCGCAGCCTGGCCGGCTCGATGATCGGCGGCATCCCCGAAACCCAGGAGATGCTCGATTTCTGCGCCGAGCACGACGTCACCCCGGAGATCGAGGTGATCGACGCGTCGTACATCAACGAGGCCTACGAGCGGGTCGTCTCCAGCGACGTCCGCTACCGCTTCGTCATCGACGCGTCGACCATCTGATCACGCGACCGGGCCGACGGCTGGGTCAGAAGTCCCAGTCGTCGTCCTCGGTGACGACGGCCTTGCCGATGACATACGAGCTGCCCGACCCGGAGAAGAAGTCGTGGTTCTCGTCGGCGTTGGGGCTCAGCGCCGACAGGATCGCCGGGTTGACGTCGGTCTCGTCGCGCGGGAACAGCGCCTCGTAGCCGAGGTTCATCAGCGCCTTGTTGGCGTTGTACCGCAGGAACTTCTTGACGTCCTCGGTGAGGCCGACCTCGTCGTAGAGGTCCTGGGTGTACTCGACCTCGTTGTCGTAGAGCTCGAACAGCAGCTCATAGGTGTAGTCCTTGAGCTCCTGCTGGGTGGCGGCGTCCTGCAGCGCCAGACCCTTCTGGTACTTGTAGCCGATGTAGTAGCCGTGCACCGCCTCGTCACGGATGATCAGCCGGATCATGTCGGCGGTGTTGGTGAGCTTGGCCCGGCTGCTCCAGTACATCGGCAGGTAGAAGCCCGAGTAGAACAGGAAGCTCTCCAGCAGCGTGGAGGCCACCTTGCGCTTGAGCGGCTCGTCGCCGTTGTAGTACTTCAGCACGATCTCGGCCTTGCGCTGCAGGTTCTGGTTCTCCTCCGACCAGCGGAACGCGTCGTCGATCTCGGCGGTGGAGCACAGCGTGGAGAAGATCTGGCTGTAGCTCTTGGCGTGCACCGACTCCATGAACGCGATGTTGGTGTACACCGCCTCCTCGTGCGGGGTCAGCGCGTCCGGGATCAGGCTGACCGCGCCGACGGTGCCCTGAATGGTGTCGAGCATCGTCAGGCCGGTGAAGACCCGCATGGTGAGCTGCTTCTCGTGGGCGGTCAGCGTCCCCCACGACGGGATGTCGTTGGACACCGGCACCTTCTCCGGCAGCCAGAAGTTGCCCGTCAGACGGTCCCAGACCTCGGCATCCTTCTCGTCTTGGACGCGATTCCAGTTGATGGCCGAAACCCGATCGATCAGCTTCATTCCGTCGGACACCTGAACCCCTCTTGGACGTGACAACTCGATAGAACTAACCGGCGTCCGCAACACTACCGCTGGGGGCCGACAACAAGCGGGAACACAACACCTTGTGTCGTCGGCGCGCCGCCGGAACCGGTCAGTTCGCCGGGATCAACCGGTATTCGTCGAGGTCCAGCGACCGCGTCGCCAGCCAGTACTGCCAGGTCATGCCGCCCCACAGGGTCCGGTTCACGCCGTGGGCATCCAGGTACCAGCTGCGGCAGCCGCCGGTGTTGAACACGGTGCCGGCCAAATCGTGCTGCAGCCGGGCGTTGTACCGGTCCGCGGCGGCGCGCGTCGGCGCCAATCCGGCCGCGCCGGCCTTGTCGGTGGCGGCGATGGCCTGCGCCACGTAGCGGATCTGGGACTCGATCATGAACACCACCGAGTTGTGCCCCAGCGCGGTGTTCGGGCCGAGCAGGAAGAACAGGTTGGGCATCTCGGCCACCGTGACGCCCCGCAGCGCCGACATGCCCTCGCGGTTCCAGCGGTCCACCAGGTCCTCCCCGCCGGGCCCCTTGATGTCGACGTAGGTGTAGGAGTCGGTGACGTGGAACCCGGTGGCGAACACCACCACGTCCACCGGCCGGGCGGTCCCGTCCGCGGTGACGATGCCGTCGGTGGTGAAGCGACTGATCCGGTCGGTGACGACGGTGGTGCGCGGGTCGGCGACGCCGCGATAGTAGGTATCGGAGTTGAGGATTCGCTTGCAGCCGGCCCGGTAGTCGGGCGTGAGCTTGGCACGCAGCTCGGGATCCTTGACGTGGCGGCGAATGTTCCACTTGCCCATCAGCTCACCGAGCTTGAGCAGCCGCGGGGCCTTCGTCATCGCGAACCCAACCGCCTCGTGTACCCAGTAGATACCCGCGCGCAGGGCCGCCCGAGTGCCCGGAACGGACGTGAAGACCCGCCGCAGCCCCGGCGGAATCGGGTTGTTGGGCCGCGGCATCACCCAGGCCGGGGTGCGCTGGTAGAGCTGGAGTTCGGCGACCTCACCGACGATCTCGGGCACGATCTGAATGGCGCTGGCCCCGGTGCCGATCACCGCGACGCGCTTGCCGGCAAGGTCGACGTCGTGGTCCCACCGCGCGGAATGGAAAGCGGCGCCGCCGAATTCGTCCAACCCGTCGAAGTCCGGAATCAGCGGGATGTGCAGCCCGCCGGCACCGGAGATGAGGAACTGGGCCACGTATTCCGTACCGTCGGTGGTGAATACGTGCCAGCGCAGTTCGTCGTCGTCCCATACCGCGCGGTCCACATGCGCGCCGAAGTGGACGTGGCGCCGCAACCCGTACTTGCTGGTGACACCCAGCAGATAGTCCTGGATCTCCGGCTGGAACGACCACATGTGCGTCCAGTCGGCCTTCGGCTCGAAGGAGAACGAGTACATGTGCGACGGGATGTCGCAGGCACACCCGGGGTAGGTGTTGTCGCGCCAGGTCCCGCCGATCTCGTCGGCCTTCTCGAGGAGCAGGAATTCGACGCCCTGCCGCTGCAAGGCGATGGCCATCCCGATACCGGAGAACCCGGTACCGATGATCAGGGCACGGGTCTGAACGGGCGCGGTGGCGTCGGTCATGCGACCACGCTACCCGCCCTATGCGGAACCGGCGGTACCGGCTACTTCGCCTCCGCCCCGTCGCGCGGGACGGCCTGGTGAATCGGCAGGTCAGGATCGATTTTGATGCCCAGCAGCGCCGTCGTGCCGATGATCGCACCCATCATGATCGTGGTCAGATGCTCGATGAATTTGTCGCGCGGCATCCGTCGGGGGCTGTCCGGGCTGGGTCCCAGCCACCAGTCGGTCGACGACGCCGCGGTGCCGAACGTCGCGAACGCGGCCAGTTCCATCGCCTGGCGGTCGAGCTCCATCTCGCGCAGCTCGTTGTTGAACAGTTCGGCCATTGCCAGGGTGATCTCGCGGCCCTCGTTGACCGCCCGCATGGTGGCCTCGGCCTGCTCCGGAAAACGGCCCTGCAGGACGAATCGCACCACGTTGGGATGTTCGTCCACCAGGTACACGTACTGCTCGATGCTGCGCTTGATGACCTCGCTGGCCGAATCGGTGGCCAGGTTGATCACCGGGAAGATCTCGGCCCAGAGCATGTCGCGCAATCGCTCGCCGATCGCCTGGAACAGGTCCGCCTTGTCCGTGAAGTGGCGGTAGATCTTCGGTTTGGCCGTTCCGGCCTCCTCGGCGATCTCGCGCACGCTGACTTCCGGGCCGCGTTGGTCGATGGCGCGGAAGGCGGCATCGACGATTTGGGACCGCACCTGCTTGCGGTGCTCCCGCCAGCGCTCGCTGCGGGCGTCGACCTTCGGCCCGGCGGCGGTCTCACCGCCCGGCTTCGGCTTGGGTCGAGGCACGCGCACGCCCAGCACTGTACTCCCACCGGCGCGCTGACCTGGCACAACAGCCCATACACGCCGGTGCGTCGGCAATGACATGGGTCACAGATTGGTCAGCAATGGCGAAACAAGTTGAAACCCAAAGTATTTGGCCGCTACGCGCGTCGACACCGGCGAGCAGCGCCGCGGCGTACGCTTAACATGGCGAAAGAGTCCAGCAGCAACCGAAACGACCAGCAGCGAAACGGGACCATTTGTGACGCAGCGATTCGACGTGGCGATCGCCGGCGGAGGACCGGCAGGCTCGGCGGCAGCGTGGCAGGCGGCGCAGGCCGGGGCACGCGTGATAGTGCTGGACAAGGCGGACTTCCCCCGCGACAAGCCCTGCGGCGACGGCCTGACCGCACGCGCGGTGAGCTATCTGCAGAAGATGGGGCTGGCCCCGGAGGTCAGCAAGTTCCACCGCGTCGACCGGGTCACCGTGTTCAGCCCCAGCCAGTGGGAGCTGTCGTTCCCCCAACGCCCCGGCATGCCCAACCACGGCCATACCGTCAGCCGCACCGAACTCGACATGCTGCTGCTCAAGCACGCCGAGTCCGCCGGGGTCACCGTGCGGCAGTCGGCGGAGGTCGCCGGCCCCGAACTCGACGACCGCGAACGCGTCACGGGAGTGGTGCTCAAAAGCGGCGAGAAGGTCCTCGCGGATGCGGTGATCGCCGCCGACGGCGCCTACTCCCCCATCAAGCGTGCGATGAAACTGGATTCGCGCTACAACGGCTACTCGGCCATCGCGATCCGCGCCGAGATACATGCCAACCGGCCGGACACCGACAGTCTGGACATCTATTGCAAGCTGCTCTTCGACGGCGACCAGCTCCCCGGCTACGGCTGGGTGTTCCCGATGGGCGCCGGCCGCTTCAACATCGGCCTGGGTTACGTCAACAGCTATCGAAACTGGCAGTCCATCAACGCCACTCAGTTCCTCGGCGAGTTCCTGCGCACCCTGCCCGCCGAGTGGGAGCTCCCCACGATCGACGAGCTGAAGAAGAACAAGAGCGTGCGGGCCTGGCGGCTGCCGATGGGATTCACCGCCTGGCCGCCGTGGCGCCCGGGTGTGCTGTTCGCCGGCGACTCGCTGGGCGCGGGGAAACCCGCCTCCGGCGCGGGCATCTCCAAGGCCCTGGAGTCGGGTCTGGTGGCCGGCGAGAGCGCCGTGGCCGCGTTGACCAACGGCGGCCCGGACGACTTCACCAACTACCAGCAGCGCCTGCAGGCCAGCTGGGGCCGGGAATACCGGCGCGGACGCGCCTTTCACAAATTGATCGGCTATCCGAAGGTCGCCGAGACCGGGCTGAAGCTGCTCGACAACGCCGCCTTCCGGGACCGACTGCTCAAGGCCCTGTACAAGAAGGCGCAGGGGCCGCAACACCGCTACTGAGTGGGCACCACCACGTAAAGTCGCAGACCGTGGAGCAACGCATCAGTCTCATCACGCTCGGCGTCGACGACCTCACGCGCAGCCGATCCTTCTTCGAGCAGGGCCTCGGCTGGTCGGTGTCCGGTGAGTACGACGAGGTGGCCTTCTACCAGTTGCCCGGGATCGCGCTCGCGCTGTTCGGCCGGGCCGATCTCGCCGCGGATGCAGGCGTGAAGGTCGACGGCCGCTTCAGCGGGATCAGCATCGCCATCAATGAACGCAACGAAGCCGACGTGGATGCCACGATGGCCCGCGCCCAGGTCGCCGGCGCCACCGTGGTCAAGGCCCCGCACAAGACCTATTGGGGCGGCTACTCCGGTTACTTCGCCGACCTCGACGGCCACGTGTGGGAGGTGGCGTACAACCCGTCCTGGACCATCAATGCCGATGGGTCCGTGACCATCTGAACCGTCAGCGGCGCCCGCGCTTGGCCCGGCCCGGCTTGCGGTCGGTCTTGGCGGCGGCGCGGGCGGCCTGCTTCGCCAGCGTCTTCTCTCGCGCGGTGCGCTTGGGCATCGGCTGCGACTGCCCGCGCGACGACCCGGGCTTGCGGCCCCGCACGATCCCGATGAAGTCCTCGATCGGCGCCGATTGTGGGCCCTCCGGAACCGCCAGCGCCACCGCGCAACTGGGCGCGCCGCTGATCGGACGGAAGGTGAGATCCTTGCGGTGATACAGCCGCGCCAGCGATTGCGGAACCATCAGCACCCCGACCCCGGCAGCGACGAGTTCCATTGCATCCTGGGTGGTTTCGGGCCGATGCTCGACCGGGGTCCCCGGCGCGTCCGGCCAGTCCAGCACGTGATCGTGGGGCAGCAGCACGGGCTCCCCATGCAGGTCCGCCGCGGCGACGTCGTCGGCCGCGGTGAGCAGATGGTCGACGGGCACCACCACGACCGCCGTCTCCTCGTAGAGCGGGATGACGGCCAAACCGGACGTGTCGGCCGGCAACCGCAGTACCGCGAGGTCGACCGCGCCGGTCCGGACCGCGTCGGCGGCGTCGGCCGCGGCCACGAGGGTCAGCTGCAGCGGCACCTCCGGCCGGCGCTGCGCCCAGTTGCGGGCCCACTTCGCCGGTGTCGCGCCGGGGACGTACCCGAGGGTCAGCGAGCGCGACGACGACGGAGCCACCGCCTCAGGCTACCGATACGCTGGTCGCCATGAGCAGGCCGAACACCCAGTCCATGAAACCCGCCACCGCGGCGAAGAAGCTGGACGTGTACTTGCCCGCGACGCCCGCGGAGTTCCAGGAGAACGCGATCACCCGCGCCGAGCTCGCCGCTCTGCAGGCCGACCCGCCGCAGTGGCTCCAGGACCTCCGCAAGCACGGGCCGCACCCGAAGAACCTGGTGGCCGCCAAGCTCGGGGTGTCGATCGCCGGGCTGGCCCGCGGCGGGGTCAGCGATGCGCTGACCACCGAGCAGATCGAGCAGCTGCTGGCCGACAAGCCGGACTGGCTGGTCGCCGAACGGGAGAGCTACCAGGAGGTGCTGCGCGAGCAGCGGCGCCTGAAGGCCGTGCGCGCCCAGAAGGCACGCGGGAGCTGACGACCGGCCCGGGTCAGCGGGTGGTGTACCCGCCGTTGGCGAACAGCGTCTGCCCGGTGATCCAGTGGCCGTCGGTGGCCAGGAAATCCACGATGGGCGCGATGTCCTCGATGAGGGTCAGGCGGTTGCCCATCCCTTGCGACTTGTGGAATTCGACGCGCTCGGGGGTCTCCTGCCCGTAGAAGAAGGGGGTGTCCATGGGGCCGGGTGCGATCGCGTTGACGTTGATGCCGCGGGTGCCGAATTCCTTTGCGGCGGCCCGGTTGAAGTGCTCCACCGGAGACTTCCCGCCCGCGTAGGTGGAGTAGCCGTCGGTGAACGCGCCCAGCAGCGCGGTCACGATGGTGATCAGGGAGCCGTCGTCGTTGAGGGTGCGACCCGCCTCCTTGATGAAGAAGTACGCCGCCTTGGCGTTGATGTCGAGCATCGAGTCGAAGTCGGCCTCGGTGGTGTCCAGGATGGGCTTGCGTAGGACCTTCCCGACAGTGTTCACCGCAACGTCGATGCCGCCGAATTCCGATGCGGCCGCATCGAAGAAGGCGGTGACGGTCGACGGTGCGGTCAGGTCGCCCTGGAACAGCAGGGCGCGGGCACCGGCGGCCTCGACCGCGGCGACGGTCTCCCGGGCCTGCGCCTCGGACGCGGCGCTGTTGTAGTGCACCGCGACGTTGGCTCCCTGCTCCGCCAGATGGCGGCTCACCAGGCCGCCGAGATTCTTGCCGCCGCCGGCGACCACGGCGGTCTTGCCGGAAAGTTTGCGGGCGCTGTCTGTCATGTCGTGTCCTCCGACGGTTGTGATATTTGCTGTAGCTTCCAAACTAAGCGCAGGACACTCAACCAACAAGCGAATATTTATGGACCTTTAACAACTATTACTTGTGTATCTTGGGCGGGTGACCACGCCTGACCTCCGCCGCCTGGAACAGTTCGTCGCCGCGATGGAGGAGCCCACCCTCGCGGCGGCGGCGGCCAGGCTGCACGTGAGCCAGCAAGCACTCTCCGCGGCGTTGCGGCAGCTCGAACGCGAGCTGGGGACCTTGCTGTTCACCCGGTCCGGGCGGCGCCTGGCGCCCACCGCCTCGGCACGCACCCTGTACGAGGGCGCACCCGCGGTGCTGGCCGGCGCGCGCCGACTGGCCGCCCGGGCCCGCGAGGCGGGCGCCGAGCGCGAACGCCCGTTCGTGGTGGGCCGCAGTCCGGCGGTGACCGCCGATGAGGCGTTCGTCTTGCTGGAACCGCTGATCGCCCGCGCTGTCCCGGTGTCCATCACGGTGCGGGAGGTGTTCCCGTCCGCGGTGGCCGACGAGCTGTACGACGGCACCCTGGACCTGATGCTGCGGCGCGGCGTCGCCCTGCCGGACCGCCTCGCGGGTGCGACGCTGACCTACCACCCGTTGCGCGTGGCGCTGCACCGCGACCACCCGCTCGCCGGGCGCGCCCGGTTGGCCCTGGCCGAACTCGCGTCCTCACCGATCGTGGTGTGGGCGCCGCCGCACACGTCGTTCTACACCGATTTCCTTGTGGCGCAATGCCGACGGGCCGGATTCGAGCCCGATCTGGTGGTGAACCGGGTCCAGGGCACCCCACCGGATACCGCGGTACTGGCGGCGCCGCAGGCGGCGGCCTTCGTCACCGGGCCCGTCGGTGCCCGGTTCGAAGGACGGGTCGCGGTGCGCGAACTCGATGACGCGCCGCAGGTTCCGGTGCAGGCGTTGTGGTTGCCGCACACCACCGACCCGCTACGCGCGGAGCTGCTGGCCGCCTATCCCCCGGCGTGAGGAGGCGCGACGAAGCAGTACGCCCGTGGCGTTTCCCGGTAGACAACGGTCTTGGCCGCCGGCGGGCAAGCCGGATCGTCGACCACACCGTCGACGCGACGGATGACCCTGACGTTCGCGGCGGGATCCGCGCAGTCGGCAGGCGCGACGGTGGCGCCGAGCGCGTAACAGCGGCCCTCACGCAGGTTGAACATGAAGCAGTACGTCCGTACCCCGCTGGTCAACAGCGGGTATCTGGCGCCACCACGCGAGCCGTCCGGACAACTCGCGGTCGCGTCACCCTTCGACGCCAGCTGCAGCGTGGCGTCGGAGCTGCTGCAATCGGCAGCTTCTACGTTCAACCTGCGCGCCGCGAAGTCCTCGGCGGTGATGCACTGTCCCTCATTGAGATTGCTCGCGGAAGGCGGCGCGGCACGCGTGTCGGCGAGCGCCGACAGGACGTGCCCGATTCCGAGAAGCGTCACCAGGGAACCGATCACGAGGAACACGGTTCCCCGCCCCGCCGGCCGGGACGGCCCGTGGTCGCCCAGGTTGGCGGGGCCGGTGTCGTCGTTCTGCAGCAGGCGCTCGGCGTCGCGGGTCACCCAGCGTCGGTGCGCGCGACGGCGGTAGAGCCCGACGGCCAACAACAGTGCACCGGCCAGCGGAAAGATCAGCGCGGCGGTCGCGCTGCCCAACCGGTAGGCCACCAGGTCATCGGCGAACAACTCGACCACAACGATCCCCCTGATAGATGTTGTGGGGAGCCTAACCCGATCTGCGCGTTGGCGTGCTCACCGATTTGTACGCGGCGGCCGATGCTGCGGATTGCGACGCCGCCACGGCGCGTCCCGGACGAAACCGCACGATCGGCGGAGGCCCGAGTGGCGCGCCGCGGCCGGCGACGGTCTACAGCATGCAGGACACGCAACCCTCGACTTCGGTTCCCTCCAAAGCCATCTGGCGCAACCGGATGTAGTAGAGCGTCTTGATGCCCTTGCGCCACGCGTAGATCTGCGCCTTGTTCACGTCGCGCGTGGTGGCGGTGTCCTTGAAGAACAGCGTCAGGCTCAGACCCTGGTCCACATGCTGAGTGGCGGCCGCGTAGGTGTCGATGACCTTCTCGAAGCCGATCTCGTAGGCATCCTGGTAGTACTCCAGGTTGTCGTTGGTCATGTAGGGCGCCGGGTAGTAGACGCGGCCGATCTTGCCTTCCTTGCGGATTTCGACCTTGCTGGCGATCGGGTGGATCGACGACGTCGAGTGGTTGATGTAGGAGATGGATCCCGTCGGCGGGACGGCCTGCAGGTTCTGGTTGTAGATCCCGTGGGCCTGCACCGACTCCTTCAACCGCTTCCAGTCGTCCTGGTTGGGGATCCGGATGCCGGCGTCGCTGAACAACTGGCGCACCCGCTCGGTCGCCGGCTCCCACACCTGATCGGTGTATTTGTCGAAGAACTCACCCGAGGCGTACTTCGAGCGCTCGAAGCCCTTGAAGGCCGTGCCGCGTTCGATGGCGATCTTGTTCGACGCCCGCAGCGCGTGATAGAGCACCGTGTAGAAGTAGATGTTGGTGAAGTCGATGCCCTCTTCGGAACCGT
This DNA window, taken from Mycolicibacterium sp. MU0050, encodes the following:
- the ctaD gene encoding cytochrome c oxidase subunit I codes for the protein MTAEAPPLRELEATRPYRERMGPKGNLIYKLITTTDHKLIGIMYCVVCFAFFFIGGLMALLMRTELAMPGLQFLSNEQFNQLFTMHGTVMLLFYATPIVFGFANLVLPLQIGAPDVAFPKLNAFSFWLFLFGALIATSGFITPGGAADFGWTGYAPLSDAIHSPGAGADLWIMGLAVSGLGTILGGVNMITTVVCMRAPGMTMFRMPIFTWNILVTSILVLLAFPLLTAALLGLIADRHLGAHIYDPANGGVLLWQHLFWFFGHPEVYIIALPFFGIVSEIFPVFSRKPIFGYTTLIYATLAIAALSLAVWAHHMYATGAVLLPFFSFMTFLIAVPTGIKFFNWLGTMWKGQLTFETPMLFSVGFIVTFLLGGLSGVLLASPPLDFHVTDSYFVVAHFHYVLFGTIVFATYAGIYFWFPKMTGRMLDERLGKLHFWLTLVGFHTTFLVQHWVGDEGMPRRYADYLASDGFTTLNVVSTIGSFILGISVLPFVWNIFKSWRYGEVVTVDDPWGFGNSLEWATSCPPPRHNFTELPRIRSERPAFELHYPHMVERMRAEAHVGRSHGPDDGDVTRLDDANVRT
- a CDS encoding ABC transporter substrate-binding protein, whose product is MPIRTTSVALAAALALLVSGCSQPQGQTPVPPSAPVITSTTTIAGAGVLGNQRRPDESCAAEPAAADPGDDVRRVPSGTERGDVDVPADPQRIVVLAGEQLDVLCALGLQSRIVAAAPADGAQAQPSYLGTVIHELPAVGSGTGIDAAAIAAAEPDLILGSRALTPQAYGELSAIAPTVFTGAAGADWRDTVRTVGAATGRAGAAHDVVANFDEDAEQAGIANDATHFQASVVQFTEDTVRVFGAENFPASVLAAVGVDRPAAQRFTDKPFEEIDITDLDKADFSAVEADIVYVSFASPAAKDHAPAVLGSDAWRALSANRDNRVFIVNNEVWQTGQGPVAARGILEDLRWLNAPIN
- a CDS encoding YciI family protein; protein product: MFHVLKLTYLQPLDVVDQTRPAHVAWIQREIEAGRLLLAGRQESQQGGVLITADIDTAEAERLMAEDPYQLAGLVSYERLSFNGALRADCL
- a CDS encoding NAD(P)-dependent alcohol dehydrogenase, translating into MTTTVSAYAATSATDPLTKTTIERRAPGPHDVAFDIKFAGICHSDIHTVKGEWGRPNYPVVPGHEIAGVVTEVGSAVTKFKVGDHVGVGCFVDSCRECDSCKAGLEQYCTTRGGMRGTYNSTERDGSPTYGGYSTAMVVDENYVLRIPESIPLDKAAPLLCAGITVYSPLRHWNAGPGKRVAVIGLGGLGHMAVKIGVAMGAEVTVLSQSLKKMEDGLRLGASAYHATSDPDTFKKLAGSFDLIINTVSANLDMSAYLNLLALDGTLVELGAPEKPLVVPFFPLGAMRRSLAGSMIGGIPETQEMLDFCAEHDVTPEIEVIDASYINEAYERVVSSDVRYRFVIDASTI
- the nrdF gene encoding class 1b ribonucleoside-diphosphate reductase subunit beta, translated to MKLIDRVSAINWNRVQDEKDAEVWDRLTGNFWLPEKVPVSNDIPSWGTLTAHEKQLTMRVFTGLTMLDTIQGTVGAVSLIPDALTPHEEAVYTNIAFMESVHAKSYSQIFSTLCSTAEIDDAFRWSEENQNLQRKAEIVLKYYNGDEPLKRKVASTLLESFLFYSGFYLPMYWSSRAKLTNTADMIRLIIRDEAVHGYYIGYKYQKGLALQDAATQQELKDYTYELLFELYDNEVEYTQDLYDEVGLTEDVKKFLRYNANKALMNLGYEALFPRDETDVNPAILSALSPNADENHDFFSGSGSSYVIGKAVVTEDDDWDF
- a CDS encoding NAD(P)/FAD-dependent oxidoreductase — encoded protein: MTDATAPVQTRALIIGTGFSGIGMAIALQRQGVEFLLLEKADEIGGTWRDNTYPGCACDIPSHMYSFSFEPKADWTHMWSFQPEIQDYLLGVTSKYGLRRHVHFGAHVDRAVWDDDELRWHVFTTDGTEYVAQFLISGAGGLHIPLIPDFDGLDEFGGAAFHSARWDHDVDLAGKRVAVIGTGASAIQIVPEIVGEVAELQLYQRTPAWVMPRPNNPIPPGLRRVFTSVPGTRAALRAGIYWVHEAVGFAMTKAPRLLKLGELMGKWNIRRHVKDPELRAKLTPDYRAGCKRILNSDTYYRGVADPRTTVVTDRISRFTTDGIVTADGTARPVDVVVFATGFHVTDSYTYVDIKGPGGEDLVDRWNREGMSALRGVTVAEMPNLFFLLGPNTALGHNSVVFMIESQIRYVAQAIAATDKAGAAGLAPTRAAADRYNARLQHDLAGTVFNTGGCRSWYLDAHGVNRTLWGGMTWQYWLATRSLDLDEYRLIPAN